In Flavivirga abyssicola, the following are encoded in one genomic region:
- a CDS encoding YgiQ family radical SAM protein, giving the protein MQELKLSDWLPTTNKEVKIRGWDELDVILFSGDAHVDHPSFGPAVIGRILESYGLRVAVVPQPNVNDNLQDFVKLGAPKLFFGVTGGCMDPMISNYNANKKRRDKDAYTPNGDIGFRPDYATTVYSKILKEKWPDVPVLIGGIEASLRRVTHYDYWSDKLVPTILESSKADMLVYGMGEQPLREVVRLLQKGVPFSSITTIKQTAVLLNKDAKIPKNSNWEDVEIVSHETCLKDKKAFASNFKVIEQESNKLFARRIFQRVGEKTLMINPPYPTMTEKEIDASFDLPYTRLPHPKYNKRGPIPAFEMIKFSINIHRGCFGGCSFCTISAHQGKFIASRSQESVLREVDTVANMPDFKGYLSDIGGPSANMYKMKGKVQSICDKCVAPSCISPVICSNLDTSHKPLTKLYQAVDKHPKVKKSFIGSGIRHDMLVPEFNKNADAKELDDYTEEVMTKHVSGRLKVAPEHTSDPVLKLMRKPSFTYFHKFKERFDKINIKKNLKLQLIPYFISNHPACEAEDMANLAAETKDMGFQLEQVQGFTPTPMTVATVIYYSGYHPYTLKKVNTPKTRKEKDEQHRFFFWYKRENKDWIKKTLNKLGRQDLLKVLLPENDKWRKNKPGKPKHTFNDAVPFNQRKNKAKFKSKKKRR; this is encoded by the coding sequence ATGCAAGAGTTAAAACTTTCAGATTGGTTGCCTACCACAAATAAAGAGGTTAAAATACGTGGTTGGGATGAGTTAGACGTCATTTTATTTAGTGGTGATGCTCATGTAGATCACCCATCGTTTGGTCCTGCGGTCATTGGTCGTATTTTAGAAAGTTATGGTTTGCGTGTCGCCGTGGTGCCTCAACCTAATGTTAATGATAATCTCCAAGATTTTGTAAAATTGGGTGCTCCAAAATTGTTTTTTGGGGTTACAGGTGGTTGTATGGATCCTATGATTAGCAACTATAATGCTAATAAAAAACGTCGCGACAAAGATGCTTATACACCCAATGGGGATATTGGTTTTCGACCAGATTATGCCACAACAGTATACTCTAAAATTTTAAAAGAAAAATGGCCGGATGTTCCAGTTTTAATAGGAGGTATTGAAGCGTCGTTGCGTCGGGTAACACATTATGACTATTGGAGTGATAAATTAGTGCCTACTATTTTAGAAAGCTCAAAAGCGGATATGCTGGTTTATGGAATGGGAGAACAACCTTTACGAGAAGTTGTACGTTTATTACAAAAAGGGGTGCCTTTTAGCAGTATTACCACAATAAAACAAACCGCAGTACTTTTAAATAAAGATGCTAAAATACCTAAGAATAGTAATTGGGAAGATGTTGAAATTGTATCACATGAAACCTGTTTAAAGGATAAAAAGGCTTTTGCATCTAATTTTAAGGTTATTGAACAGGAATCTAATAAGCTATTTGCGCGGCGTATTTTTCAGAGAGTTGGAGAGAAGACATTAATGATTAATCCACCGTACCCTACCATGACGGAAAAGGAGATCGATGCTTCTTTCGATTTACCATATACGCGTCTGCCACATCCTAAATATAACAAACGAGGCCCTATCCCCGCGTTTGAAATGATTAAGTTTTCTATAAACATACATCGCGGTTGTTTTGGCGGATGTAGTTTTTGTACGATCTCTGCGCACCAAGGAAAATTTATTGCGTCTCGTAGCCAAGAGTCTGTATTGCGCGAAGTCGATACTGTGGCAAATATGCCAGACTTTAAAGGCTACTTATCAGATATTGGAGGACCAAGTGCGAATATGTATAAAATGAAAGGTAAAGTACAGTCTATTTGTGATAAGTGTGTAGCACCTTCCTGTATTTCGCCAGTTATTTGCAGTAATTTAGATACTTCTCATAAACCATTAACCAAATTATATCAAGCAGTTGATAAGCATCCAAAAGTAAAAAAATCTTTTATAGGTAGCGGTATTCGTCATGATATGCTTGTGCCAGAGTTTAATAAAAATGCGGATGCAAAAGAATTAGATGATTATACTGAAGAGGTGATGACAAAACATGTGTCAGGTAGGCTCAAAGTAGCACCAGAACATACTAGTGACCCTGTTCTAAAATTAATGAGGAAACCATCGTTCACTTATTTTCATAAGTTTAAAGAGCGTTTTGATAAGATTAATATTAAGAAGAATTTAAAGCTCCAGTTAATTCCTTATTTTATATCGAATCATCCAGCCTGTGAAGCCGAAGATATGGCAAATCTTGCTGCTGAAACTAAGGATATGGGGTTTCAACTTGAGCAAGTACAAGGCTTTACGCCAACACCTATGACGGTAGCTACAGTAATATACTATAGCGGATATCATCCTTACACGCTTAAAAAAGTAAATACACCAAAAACAAGAAAAGAAAAAGACGAACAACATCGATTTTTCTTCTGGTATAAAAGAGAAAATAAAGACTGGATTAAAAAGACTTTAAATAAATTGGGGCGCCAAGATTTATTAAAAGTACTACTACCAGAAAATGATAAATGGCGAAAAAATAAGCCAGGTAAACCTAAGCATACTTTTAATGATGCTGTTCCTTTTAATCAGCGAAAGAATAAGGCGAAGTTTAAGAGTAAGAAGAAGCGGAGGTAG
- a CDS encoding endonuclease domain-containing protein, translating into MRNKIIPYNPELKQLARQLRKNSTLPEVLLWQNIKQRAYGVQFHRQVPMLNYIVDFYCHEIGLAIEIDGSSHYHSFLYNSKRQGELEVYGVRFLRFSNEEVKKNMFSVLLVIEETVKELME; encoded by the coding sequence ATGAGAAACAAAATAATTCCATACAACCCTGAATTAAAACAACTCGCAAGACAGCTTCGAAAAAACAGTACTTTACCCGAAGTTTTGTTATGGCAGAATATTAAGCAACGTGCTTACGGTGTTCAATTTCACAGACAAGTTCCTATGCTTAATTATATTGTTGACTTTTATTGTCATGAAATTGGTTTAGCTATTGAAATTGATGGTAGTAGTCATTACCATAGCTTTTTATACAATTCTAAAAGGCAGGGAGAATTAGAAGTTTATGGTGTTAGGTTTTTGAGATTTTCAAATGAAGAAGTCAAGAAAAATATGTTCAGTGTTTTATTGGTTATTGAAGAGACTGTAAAAGAATTGATGGAATAA
- the polA gene encoding DNA polymerase I yields the protein MSDQKRLFLVDAYALIFRGYYAFIKNPRINSKGTDTSAILGFMNSLLDVIKRERPDHLAVCFDKGGSVDRVEMYQEYKANRDETPEAIKVAIPYIYNILKAMHIPIMVKEGYEADDVIGTLSKQAEKEGYKTFMVTPDKDFAQLVSENIFMYRPVFGGGYETWGIPEVQKKFEVTDPLQVIDFLGMMGDSSDNIPGLPGVGEKTAKKFLAQYGSMENLLANTHELKGKMKEKIEANGELGRLSKKLATIMLDVPVTFDAKDFELDHPNIPKVTEIFQELEFRRLIDNFNKTFATGSDTSQTNTTAKQTETKATPKEQASAGSGQFSLFGGEDSTNETDTETSSAFQRKTAETTSHFYQSVDSGIATKLFIKNLMNQTSVCFDTETTGLNPITAELVGIAFSWEVGKGFYLPFPEDKTEAQDLIEQLRPFFENEGIQKIGQNLKYDIKVLAKYNVEVKGKLFDTMLAHYLINPDMRHNMDVLAETYLNYTPISIETLIGKKGKNQLLMRDVPLEKQTEYAVEDSDITLQLKEHFEKELGEANTQKLFDDIEVPLLRVLAAMELEGINLDKKFLETLSEELNNDIASLETKIYEAAGEEFNIASPKQLGIILFEKLKLVDKPKKTKTGQYATSEDILSYLAKEHDIIQNILDYRGLAKLKSTYVDALPSQVEESTGRVHTDYMQTVAATGRLSSNNPNLQNIPIRTERGRQVRKAFIPRNEEYTLLAADYSQIELRIIAALSEEETMISAFKNGEDIHASTASKVFNVPLDKVTREQRSNAKTVNFGIIYGVSAFGLSNQTDLSRSESKELIDTYYATYPKLRNFISEQVDFARDNGYVQTVLGRRRYLKDINSRNAVVRGAAERNAVNAPIQGSAADIIKIAMINIYDKLSKGNYKSKMLLQVHDELVFDVYKPELETIKSLVKTEMENAYTLAVPLDVDLDTGDNWLEAH from the coding sequence ATGTCTGATCAAAAACGTCTTTTCTTAGTAGATGCCTATGCTTTAATTTTTCGTGGTTATTATGCCTTTATTAAAAACCCTAGAATTAACTCAAAAGGTACAGATACTTCAGCTATTTTAGGTTTTATGAATTCGCTTTTAGATGTTATTAAGCGAGAACGACCCGACCATCTTGCTGTTTGTTTTGATAAAGGAGGAAGTGTAGATAGAGTTGAGATGTATCAAGAATATAAGGCGAATAGAGATGAAACACCTGAGGCCATTAAAGTGGCTATTCCTTATATTTATAACATCCTTAAGGCTATGCACATTCCTATTATGGTTAAGGAAGGTTATGAAGCCGATGATGTTATTGGAACACTTTCCAAGCAAGCCGAAAAAGAAGGTTATAAAACGTTTATGGTAACTCCGGACAAAGATTTTGCACAATTGGTATCTGAAAATATTTTCATGTACCGCCCTGTTTTTGGTGGAGGTTATGAAACCTGGGGTATTCCGGAAGTACAGAAAAAATTCGAGGTTACCGATCCTTTACAAGTCATTGACTTTTTGGGAATGATGGGGGATTCCAGTGACAACATTCCTGGGCTTCCTGGTGTTGGTGAAAAAACAGCCAAAAAGTTTTTAGCACAATATGGCAGTATGGAAAACCTTTTAGCCAACACCCATGAGTTGAAAGGTAAGATGAAAGAAAAAATTGAAGCCAATGGAGAGTTAGGGCGTTTATCCAAAAAATTAGCAACAATCATGTTAGATGTACCTGTAACTTTTGATGCTAAAGATTTTGAATTAGACCACCCTAACATCCCAAAAGTCACCGAGATTTTCCAAGAATTAGAGTTTAGACGCTTAATTGACAATTTCAACAAAACATTTGCTACAGGCAGCGACACTTCACAAACTAATACTACGGCAAAACAAACAGAAACAAAAGCGACACCCAAAGAACAAGCCTCTGCAGGTTCTGGACAATTTTCTTTGTTTGGAGGAGAGGACTCTACTAATGAGACGGATACTGAAACAAGTTCAGCATTTCAAAGAAAAACAGCAGAAACAACATCTCATTTTTATCAAAGTGTAGACTCAGGAATTGCTACGAAACTCTTCATTAAAAATTTAATGAATCAAACGTCCGTATGTTTCGATACAGAAACTACAGGTTTAAATCCTATTACAGCAGAATTGGTCGGTATTGCCTTTTCTTGGGAAGTAGGTAAAGGGTTTTATTTACCATTCCCTGAAGATAAAACAGAAGCACAAGACCTTATAGAACAGTTACGTCCGTTTTTTGAAAATGAAGGTATTCAGAAAATTGGTCAGAATTTAAAATATGATATTAAAGTTCTGGCTAAATATAATGTTGAAGTTAAAGGTAAATTGTTTGACACCATGTTAGCACATTACCTCATTAATCCAGATATGCGACATAATATGGATGTGTTAGCAGAAACGTATTTAAATTACACGCCTATTTCTATAGAAACTCTTATCGGGAAAAAAGGAAAAAATCAATTATTAATGCGAGATGTTCCTCTAGAAAAACAAACTGAATATGCGGTTGAAGATTCAGATATAACACTTCAATTAAAAGAACATTTTGAAAAAGAATTAGGTGAGGCGAATACTCAAAAACTTTTCGATGACATTGAAGTACCATTACTTCGCGTATTGGCAGCAATGGAATTAGAAGGTATCAATCTGGATAAAAAATTCCTTGAGACACTCTCGGAAGAATTAAACAACGATATTGCTTCATTAGAAACAAAAATTTACGAGGCTGCAGGTGAGGAATTTAACATCGCATCGCCAAAGCAACTAGGGATCATACTTTTTGAAAAATTGAAACTTGTAGATAAACCTAAGAAAACTAAAACAGGCCAATATGCAACTTCTGAAGATATTTTATCTTATTTAGCAAAAGAGCATGATATCATTCAAAATATTTTAGACTATAGAGGCTTAGCGAAATTAAAAAGTACTTATGTCGATGCTTTGCCAAGTCAAGTTGAAGAATCAACCGGCCGTGTGCACACCGACTATATGCAGACAGTTGCGGCAACCGGAAGGTTAAGTAGTAATAATCCGAATCTTCAAAATATCCCTATTCGTACAGAACGTGGTAGACAGGTAAGAAAGGCTTTTATTCCAAGAAACGAAGAATATACACTTTTGGCTGCGGATTATTCTCAAATAGAACTCCGCATTATTGCTGCTTTAAGTGAAGAAGAAACTATGATTTCTGCATTTAAAAATGGAGAAGATATTCACGCATCTACAGCTTCAAAAGTATTTAATGTTCCTTTAGACAAAGTAACTCGCGAACAACGTAGTAATGCTAAGACGGTTAATTTTGGAATTATTTATGGCGTTTCTGCCTTTGGATTAAGCAATCAAACAGATTTATCTAGAAGTGAATCCAAAGAACTTATAGATACATATTACGCAACGTATCCAAAACTTAGAAACTTTATTAGCGAACAAGTCGATTTTGCCAGGGACAATGGTTATGTACAAACCGTATTAGGACGTCGTCGTTACTTAAAAGATATTAATTCAAGAAATGCTGTTGTTAGAGGTGCTGCTGAAAGAAATGCTGTAAACGCTCCTATACAAGGAAGTGCTGCCGATATTATTAAAATTGCCATGATTAATATTTATGACAAACTCTCTAAAGGAAACTATAAATCTAAAATGCTTTTACAGGTGCATGATGAATTGGTTTTTGATGTATATAAACCCGAATTAGAAACCATCAAGTCTCTTGTTAAAACAGAAATGGAAAACGCTTATACTTTAGCTGTTCCTTTAGATGTTGATTTAGATACTGGCGATAACTGGCTGGAGGCGCATTAA
- a CDS encoding RNA polymerase sigma factor: MQELNNVLLRLKQGDKEAYRFLFDTFYPRLYMFSLKYVKDHFIAEEVVGDTFLKLWQKRHKVHKIENIKSYLYKMVRNTSYDYLKKTDHNVRLDVKSHDSFTLTNDYIIEEEVHAILIKALESLPPKCRKVFSLSCIEKLKYKEIAEELQISVNTVKSQRARAIELLKIQLKGHLFLQVFLELL; this comes from the coding sequence TTGCAAGAATTAAATAATGTACTTTTACGATTAAAACAGGGTGATAAAGAGGCATACAGGTTTTTGTTTGACACTTTTTATCCTAGGCTTTATATGTTCTCATTAAAGTATGTGAAAGACCATTTTATTGCCGAAGAAGTCGTAGGAGATACTTTTTTAAAGTTGTGGCAAAAACGTCATAAGGTTCATAAAATAGAAAATATTAAATCGTATTTATATAAAATGGTACGAAATACATCTTATGATTACCTAAAAAAAACAGACCATAACGTACGCTTAGATGTAAAGAGCCATGATTCGTTTACACTTACTAACGATTATATTATTGAAGAAGAAGTACATGCTATTTTAATTAAGGCATTAGAATCATTACCGCCAAAATGTAGAAAAGTCTTTAGTTTGTCCTGCATAGAGAAGTTAAAGTATAAAGAAATAGCGGAAGAACTTCAAATTAGTGTAAATACAGTTAAATCGCAAAGAGCCAGAGCTATCGAGCTTTTAAAAATTCAATTAAAAGGCCATCTATTTCTCCAAGTATTTTTAGAGTTATTATAA
- a CDS encoding FecR family protein, protein MEYRISKLIYKSISKTIIKEEEVVLDDWLSHAKNRKLYEKIIDSDYIQNKISSYNKIDGDRVYRKIESQIIEASKPRYIKFLKYAAVFIGMMSLTYFYQQTWLNGDENTLQINDEKITLQLDDGSIEILNQDASSEIIDKQGNLLGVQQGNKLVYGDSNIEESLVYNTLIVPNGKTFELVLSDGTKVNLNAGTSLKYPIKFLKEGNRHVFLNGEAYFDVAEDKKHPFIVNANNLNVHVVGTEFNVTAYPEDDTIDVALVEGEVGLYSGKNATYNPINDISILSGYKGAYNKNSKQIATQKVNTGIYTAWMKGELLYRNLPFEKIIPKLERHYNVTIINTNDDLANELFYASFKDESIENVLNYFSEIHKIAYIIQNNQIIIK, encoded by the coding sequence ATGGAATATAGAATTTCGAAATTAATATATAAATCAATTTCTAAAACAATAATCAAGGAAGAAGAAGTTGTTTTGGATGATTGGCTATCTCATGCAAAAAACAGAAAACTTTATGAAAAAATAATCGATAGCGATTATATTCAAAATAAAATTTCCAGTTATAACAAAATAGATGGCGATAGGGTTTATAGAAAAATTGAATCACAAATTATTGAAGCCTCTAAACCACGTTACATAAAATTCCTTAAATATGCTGCGGTATTTATTGGGATGATGTCATTAACATATTTTTATCAACAAACATGGCTAAATGGAGATGAAAATACATTGCAAATTAATGATGAAAAAATCACTCTTCAATTAGATGATGGTAGCATAGAAATTCTTAACCAAGATGCTTCATCAGAGATTATAGATAAGCAAGGTAATCTTTTAGGAGTTCAACAAGGAAATAAACTTGTTTATGGCGATTCTAATATTGAAGAATCTTTGGTTTATAATACGCTTATAGTCCCAAATGGTAAGACGTTTGAATTAGTTTTATCCGATGGTACTAAAGTGAATTTAAATGCGGGTACTTCATTAAAATACCCTATAAAGTTTTTAAAAGAAGGCAATAGGCATGTCTTTTTAAATGGAGAGGCTTATTTTGATGTTGCCGAGGATAAAAAACATCCTTTTATCGTAAATGCAAATAATCTTAATGTACATGTTGTAGGTACCGAATTTAACGTCACAGCATACCCAGAAGACGATACTATAGATGTAGCATTGGTAGAAGGAGAAGTCGGGTTGTATTCAGGTAAAAATGCTACATATAATCCAATTAATGACATAAGTATATTATCTGGTTATAAAGGTGCTTATAATAAAAATAGTAAACAAATAGCTACTCAAAAAGTAAATACCGGTATATATACTGCATGGATGAAAGGTGAGCTACTTTATAGAAACCTGCCATTTGAGAAAATTATCCCTAAACTAGAAAGACATTATAATGTTACCATTATTAATACTAATGATGATTTAGCTAATGAATTGTTTTATGCCAGTTTTAAAGATGAATCCATAGAAAATGTGCTAAACTATTTTAGCGAAATTCATAAAATAGCTTACATAATACAGAACAACCAAATAATAATTAAATAA
- a CDS encoding SusC/RagA family TonB-linked outer membrane protein: MKKLLEKVSKQTLFFKFDLKMKLTTLFLLVALFNVQAKSYSQKAKISLDMDNVSITDVINEIESKSEFRFIYKIREVDTQRKVSVHVTKEHIEKILRILFSDAKIEYKVLDRQIILRRLIPPNNLLNKANQKNDTSNKQQLKVGGVVKDENEIPIAGVNVIIKGTFNGTSTDFDGNYQLNVQDENSVLVFSYVGYLTQEITVEKQKTIDVVLIQNSESLQEVVVQAYRTTTNQKNSAAISKISAEAVENKPNTSLVNTLQARVPGLVIGSGSGQPGANSSVNIRGIGSLNGETEPLFVIDGTPVDGDDFRGINPNDIANVSVLKDAAATATYGNRGAHGVVIITTKTGSYKSKLEISYSQSYGRTYQQDNTFDLMNSRDLLNLQKELGVGRGGSLTDAEINVLANQNNTDWTDFIFQKGISQNHQIGLSYGSENLSTYTSFSYTDQEGIVRETGLERYTLRSNIRGKSNKFKYGLNSTIGYSNSKITTNLGSGFVFFNPIVGALWGQPFLNPYRLDGTVNDDSFDRFQPLWASPYIILNNFRYNPNTVKQIKSVISANASYEIVDGLSINGQIGIDYQQEEELRVIHPESTNRLFFPRNGENQGRQIERYRRDFALNINGSIKYVKTFGQHTIDASIFAEKYKLYRKSFGLIQLGLDSKTFSPGDGDSFIDGGTEENGEFIYIPRVESDLNEGGLFSYFTIVDYDYNNKFGFTGTLRRDASFRFASTNRWGTFYSLAGRWNLDQEDFIENISFINNLKLRASYGEIGSERISGGDFFNAASASRTIYRSDTGYNNTTGYFVDGLGFEDLIWETTTQTNIGLDYGLFDNRVRGTVDFYNKKAVDLFSPRLISAINGQYNVVANGGSVQNRGVELSIQYDVISNEDLKVNIFGNVSYNKNELLDLPAGDEDNERTINAVGHAIGSYYLVPYLGVNPANGNALYRTKEGGVTEVFNTEDRVISGSPFPTYQGGFGTSIDYKGFFLESNFSFIADVKRFNQQQAFFSTNPRESINFNVSSSYNRAWTPENPITDQEGLFSNQADTSSDKFLHDASYLRLRYLSVGYNFSEAILSHLPIKSCRVYVQGENLLTWTKWQGLDVEANVGRNFDFSDYPNPRIFTAGIDVKF; the protein is encoded by the coding sequence ATGAAAAAACTTCTTGAAAAAGTAAGTAAGCAAACCTTATTTTTCAAATTTGACCTAAAAATGAAATTAACAACTCTCTTTTTATTAGTAGCTTTATTTAATGTTCAGGCGAAGAGTTATTCACAAAAAGCAAAGATTAGTTTAGATATGGATAACGTATCTATTACTGATGTAATAAATGAAATAGAATCTAAATCAGAGTTTAGATTTATATATAAGATAAGAGAGGTAGATACCCAGCGAAAAGTGTCGGTTCATGTTACTAAAGAGCACATCGAAAAAATTCTACGCATTTTATTTTCTGATGCAAAGATCGAGTATAAAGTACTAGACAGGCAAATTATTTTAAGAAGATTAATTCCTCCAAATAATTTACTCAATAAAGCAAATCAAAAAAATGATACTTCCAATAAACAACAGTTAAAAGTTGGTGGAGTCGTTAAAGATGAAAATGAAATCCCTATAGCAGGCGTAAATGTTATAATTAAAGGGACTTTTAATGGTACTTCTACAGATTTTGATGGTAATTATCAATTGAATGTGCAAGATGAAAATAGTGTGTTAGTCTTTTCTTATGTAGGGTATCTAACACAAGAAATTACTGTTGAAAAACAGAAGACTATAGACGTAGTTCTTATACAGAACTCAGAGTCATTACAAGAGGTTGTCGTTCAGGCCTACAGAACAACAACAAATCAAAAAAATTCAGCAGCAATTTCTAAAATATCTGCAGAAGCTGTAGAAAATAAGCCCAATACGTCTTTGGTGAATACCTTGCAAGCTAGAGTGCCTGGGCTAGTGATTGGATCGGGAAGCGGGCAACCAGGGGCTAATAGTTCTGTAAATATTAGAGGAATTGGCTCTTTAAACGGAGAAACAGAACCTTTATTTGTTATAGATGGAACTCCAGTAGATGGAGATGATTTTAGAGGAATCAATCCAAACGATATTGCAAATGTATCTGTGTTAAAAGATGCTGCCGCCACTGCTACTTATGGAAATAGGGGTGCACATGGTGTAGTAATAATTACAACCAAAACAGGGTCGTACAAATCTAAGTTGGAGATTAGCTATTCACAGTCTTATGGTAGAACTTACCAACAGGATAATACGTTCGATTTAATGAATTCTAGAGACCTTTTAAACTTGCAAAAAGAGTTAGGAGTTGGTAGAGGTGGAAGCTTAACGGATGCAGAAATCAATGTATTGGCAAATCAAAATAATACAGATTGGACAGATTTTATTTTTCAGAAAGGGATATCGCAAAACCATCAAATTGGTCTTAGTTATGGATCAGAAAACCTATCTACATATACATCATTTAGCTATACGGATCAAGAAGGGATTGTAAGAGAAACAGGTTTAGAACGCTATACTTTAAGAAGTAATATTAGAGGGAAAAGTAATAAATTTAAATACGGACTAAATAGTACGATAGGATACTCAAATAGTAAGATTACAACAAATTTAGGAAGCGGATTCGTATTCTTTAATCCTATTGTAGGGGCTTTGTGGGGGCAGCCGTTTTTAAACCCGTATCGTTTAGATGGCACTGTAAACGACGATTCTTTCGACCGATTTCAGCCATTATGGGCGTCGCCTTATATTATCTTAAATAATTTTAGATACAATCCTAATACTGTCAAACAAATAAAAAGTGTTATAAGTGCCAATGCAAGTTATGAGATTGTAGATGGTTTAAGTATAAATGGACAAATAGGAATAGATTATCAGCAAGAGGAAGAATTAAGAGTAATTCACCCAGAGTCAACCAATAGATTGTTTTTTCCTCGTAATGGCGAAAATCAAGGACGTCAAATAGAACGCTATAGAAGAGATTTTGCGTTAAATATTAATGGGTCTATTAAGTACGTGAAGACATTTGGCCAACATACTATTGATGCATCTATTTTTGCAGAAAAATATAAACTTTACAGGAAGTCTTTTGGGCTTATTCAACTAGGTTTAGATTCTAAAACCTTTTCTCCAGGAGATGGTGACAGTTTTATAGACGGAGGTACAGAGGAAAACGGAGAATTTATATATATACCAAGAGTAGAGTCTGATTTAAACGAAGGAGGGCTGTTCTCATACTTCACAATTGTAGATTACGATTACAATAACAAGTTTGGTTTTACAGGAACATTAAGAAGAGATGCTTCCTTTAGATTTGCTTCTACAAATAGGTGGGGTACATTTTATTCCTTAGCTGGTAGATGGAATTTAGACCAAGAGGACTTCATAGAGAATATATCTTTTATAAATAATTTAAAATTAAGGGCATCTTATGGAGAAATAGGTAGTGAAAGAATATCTGGGGGCGATTTTTTTAATGCAGCCAGTGCATCTAGAACCATATACAGGTCTGATACAGGCTACAACAATACTACGGGATATTTTGTTGATGGATTAGGGTTTGAAGATTTAATTTGGGAAACCACGACACAAACCAATATTGGATTAGATTATGGGCTTTTCGATAATCGTGTAAGAGGGACTGTAGATTTTTATAACAAAAAAGCTGTTGATCTATTTTCGCCACGTCTTATATCAGCCATCAATGGGCAATATAATGTAGTTGCCAATGGGGGTAGTGTACAAAATAGAGGGGTTGAGTTGTCTATACAATATGATGTAATTTCTAATGAAGACTTAAAAGTAAATATCTTTGGAAATGTATCTTATAACAAAAACGAATTATTAGACCTGCCAGCTGGAGATGAGGATAATGAAAGAACAATAAATGCAGTTGGGCATGCTATAGGTTCTTACTACCTGGTTCCTTATTTAGGGGTTAATCCTGCTAATGGTAATGCGCTTTACAGAACAAAAGAAGGCGGTGTTACTGAAGTATTTAATACAGAAGATAGAGTTATTTCAGGGTCTCCATTTCCAACATATCAAGGTGGTTTTGGCACTTCAATAGATTATAAAGGGTTTTTCTTAGAGTCTAATTTCTCATTTATAGCAGATGTAAAACGATTTAATCAACAACAGGCTTTTTTCTCTACTAACCCAAGAGAGTCTATTAATTTTAATGTCTCATCTAGTTATAATCGTGCTTGGACACCAGAGAATCCAATAACAGACCAAGAGGGATTGTTTAGTAATCAAGCAGACACAAGTTCGGATAAGTTTTTACATGACGCATCATATTTAAGGTTGCGCTATCTTTCTGTAGGGTATAATTTCTCTGAAGCTATACTATCACACTTACCCATTAAAAGTTGTAGAGTCTATGTACAGGGAGAAAACTTACTTACATGGACCAAATGGCAAGGGCTAGATGTAGAAGCTAATGTTGGAAGGAATTTTGACTTTAGTGATTATCCTAATCCAAGAATATTTACCGCAGGAATAGATGTTAAATTTTAA